In Streptomyces sclerotialus, the DNA window GAGGACTGCATACCGCCACCGAACATGTCGGACAGACCGCCGCCCTTCCCCTTGTGCATGAGCACCAGCATCATCAGCAGCACGCTGAAGACGATGAGGGCGATCGAGAATCCCATGACCACGGCTGGACCAACTCTCTAGGACTGACGGACGGGAGGACAAGCGGATCTGATGCGGGTGGGGCCGGGGCGGCGTCGTGTGACACCGGGCCCGGCCCCGACAGCCTACGACGGGCCGGGCCCGCCGTCATAGCCGCTGCTCACGGTGGTACGGAGCGCGGCCGTGACCGCTACTGGTCGCGGAACCGAACGATCTTGACGAACTCGTCGGCGTCCAGCGCGGC includes these proteins:
- the secG gene encoding preprotein translocase subunit SecG, whose product is MGFSIALIVFSVLLMMLVLMHKGKGGGLSDMFGGGMQSSVGGSSVAERNLDRITIVVGLMWFACIVVLGILMKLDN